The nucleotide window CGTTAGAGACTCAGTAGCCAGATTACGGAAATACGGATACGATTATCAGGTAAATCCGGACAACTGGTGGCTTCTGACCGGCGATAAAAAAGAAATCTACGACCTCGCCAGACACCAATTCTTCGTTTCTGTGACAGAAGGTGACGGCGGACCAGACGATTTCGTTCATACCGAAAAACTGGTACTGATCGATAAAAACAGACACATCAGAGGATATTACAACGGGCTCGATTCCAACGCCATCAAACAATGTGCTACCGACATCGCTACCCTGTACCTCGAAAAAGACAGGCATCGCCCGGGATTCTGGCAGTTCCTGAAAGGTTTGTTCAAGAATCTGAGCTGATCAACTAAAAAATAATTTTCACGGAAGGTGGATAAAGGAAAGGATTCAACTTTCTTTTTCCACCTTTCCCATATACGGAACATATTATGGAACTAAAAAATAAAAATCTTAACACACCTATCGCCATCGTTTCTGTAGTTATCCCGGTACTGGTGGCCCTGTTGTTTTTCCTACCCAAACCCGACTTCCATCCCGGCTTCGATGTCAGGATTCTTCCGCTGTTCCATGCGATCCTCAACTCTGCTACTGCTGTACTGCTGGTTGCCAGTCTGTACTTCATCAAAAACAAGCAGGTAAAGGCGCATAAGATCACCAACCTGATAGCGGTGGGCCTGTCTGTTGTCTTCCTGTTGTCTTACGTTACCTATCACGCTTTGGCACCGGAAACACGTTTTGGCGACTTAGACCACAACGGTATGCTGGACGCTGCTGAAAAAGCTGCACTGGGTGGTATCCGTTATGTATATTATTTCCTGTTGCTTACCCACATCGTGCTGGCCGGTATCATTGTGCCACTGGTCCTTTTCACGCTGCTGCGCGGCTTCCAGAATGATATTCCCCGCCACCGTAAAATAGCCCGTATCACCTGGCCTATCTGGTTCTATGTGGCTGTTACCGGAGTGATTGTG belongs to Chitinophaga sp. HK235 and includes:
- a CDS encoding SCO family protein, with the protein product MAILVPLTGYLIVDHYGKNVVPIPKYYIPEGVDTIVHNGKVTYDTVYHKIKDFQMTNQLGQKVSLKDMEGKVILVDFFFTSCPSICPTLTKNLRKIQSAYGKTDTLLQILSFSVDPVRDSVARLRKYGYDYQVNPDNWWLLTGDKKEIYDLARHQFFVSVTEGDGGPDDFVHTEKLVLIDKNRHIRGYYNGLDSNAIKQCATDIATLYLEKDRHRPGFWQFLKGLFKNLS
- a CDS encoding DUF420 domain-containing protein produces the protein MELKNKNLNTPIAIVSVVIPVLVALLFFLPKPDFHPGFDVRILPLFHAILNSATAVLLVASLYFIKNKQVKAHKITNLIAVGLSVVFLLSYVTYHALAPETRFGDLDHNGMLDAAEKAALGGIRYVYYFLLLTHIVLAGIIVPLVLFTLLRGFQNDIPRHRKIARITWPIWFYVAVTGVIVYIMISPYYH